In Trifolium pratense cultivar HEN17-A07 linkage group LG7, ARS_RC_1.1, whole genome shotgun sequence, a genomic segment contains:
- the LOC123899373 gene encoding LOB domain-containing protein 40-like — MRSSCNGCRALRRGCSENCIIKPCLEWIRCPETQARVTLFLAKFYGRTGLLNLLANATNKNSIAVFKSLLYEASGRLANPTHGALGLLLTGEWSRCEAAVEAVLTGSNINVVTVVDGQTSPCTGIVLKSDLENGNMKTAEASSVIETEPNGIAETHS, encoded by the exons ATGAGATCGAGTTGCAATGGGTGTCGCGCACTTCGTAGAGGTTGCAGTGAAAATTGTATCATCAAGCCTTGCCTTGAGTGGATCCGTTGCCCCGAAACTCAAGCCAGGGTCACCCTCTTCCTTGCCAAGTTCTATGGCCGAACCGGTTTGCTCAACCTCCTTGCTAATGCTACCAACAAAAATTCCATAG CTGTGTTCAAATCATTGTTGTACGAGGCTTCAGGTAGATTGGCGAATCCCACACATGGAGCACTCGGTTTATTGCTCACTGGAGAATGGAGCCGATGTGAAGCTGCAGTTGAAGCCGTGCTGACTGGATCAAATATTAACGTTGTTACAGTTGTTGATGGACAAACATCACCATGTACAGGCATTGTTTTGAAATCAGATTTGGAGAATGGCAACATGAAAACTGCAGAAGCTTCATCGGTGATTGAGACAGAGCCAAATGGAATTGCTGAAACTCACTCTTGA